A window from Mangifera indica cultivar Alphonso chromosome 2, CATAS_Mindica_2.1, whole genome shotgun sequence encodes these proteins:
- the LOC123208586 gene encoding extensin-2-like has translation MGTHGQRGHWPHLVFALAILFIANNVLAYSPYIYSSPPPPHHQTKVSKPQPYKYKSPPPKYIEHPSYYHKSPPPPPHHQTKVSKPQPYKSPPPKHIENPSYYHKSPPPPSPKPLHSYAYKTPPPPKHIGHPSDHHKSPPYIYKKPPSLPKHIEHPSYYYKSPPPPPSYIYKSPPPPPYVYKSPPPPSPSPPPPYVYKSPPPPSPSPPPPYVYKSPPPPSPSPPPPYIYKSPPPPSPSPPPPYVYKSPPPPSPSPPPPYVYKSPPPPSPSPPPPYLYKSPPPPYLYKSPPPPSPSPPPSYVYKSPPPPSLSPLPSYVYKSPPLSSPTPPSPYIYKSPPPYMYRSPLPQSLSPPPSYVYKSPPPPSPLAPPSYFYKSPPPPSPSPPPPYVYKSPPPPSLSPPPPYVYKSPPLSSLSPPSPYIYKSPPSYMYKSPPPPSPYVYKSPPQPSPSPPPLYVYKSPPLPCLSPPHLYVYKSPPPPSPSQPPPYVYKSPPPPSLSPPPPYVYKSPPPPSLSPPPPYVYKSPPPPSPSPSPSYLYKSPPPPSLSPPSPYLYKSPPLPSPSPPPPYVHKSPPPPSPLPPPPYVYKSPSPPSSSPPPLYIYKSPPPPSPSPPPPYVYRSPPPPSPSPPPPYIYKSPPLPSHLPPPSYVYKSPPPPSPSLPSPYIYKSPPPPSPSPPPLYVYKSPPPPSPSPPPPYVYKSPPPPSPSPPSSYIYKSPPSPIKKVVPWYPRYTYKSPPPPTGY, from the coding sequence ATGGGAACTCATGGGCAGAGGGGGCATTGGCCCCATTTGGTTTTTGCTTTGGCCATTCTTTTCATTGCAAACAATGTGTTGGCATATTCTCCTTACATTTATAGCTCGCCCCCACCACCACACCACCAAACGAAGGTTTCCAAACCCCAACCTTACAAGTACAAGTCTCCTCCACCAAAATATATTGAACATCCATCATATTATCACAAATCCCCACCTCCACCACCACACCACCAAACAAAGGTTTCCAAACCCCAACCTTACAAGTCTCCTCCAccaaaacatattgaaaatcCATCATATTATCACAAATCCCCACCTCCGCCATCTCCTAAACCGCTACATTCCTATGCCTACAAGACTCCACCTCCACCAAAACACATAGGACATCCATCAGACCACCACAAATCACCTCCATACATCTACAAAAAGCCCCCTTCTTTACCAAAACACATTGAACATCCATCATACTATTACAaatctccaccaccaccaccttcatACATTTACAAGTCCCCACCACCACCCCCATACGTCTACAAGTCCCCACCTCCCCCATCTCCTTCACCACCACCCCCATACGTCTACAAGTCCCCACCTCCCCCATCTCCTTCCCCACCACCCCCATACGTCTACAAGTCCCCACCTCCCCCATCTCCTTCCCCACCACCCCCATACATCTACAAGTCCCCACCTCCCCCATCTCCTTCACCACCACCCCCATACGTCTACAAGTCCCCACCTCCCCCATCTCCTTCCCCACCACCCCCATACGTCTACAAGTCCCCACCTCCACCATCTCCTTCACCACCACCCCCATACCTCTACAAGTCCCCACCTCCCCCATACCTCTACAAATCCCCACCTCCCCCATCTCCTTCACCACCACCCTCATACGTCTACAAGTCCCCACCTCCACCATCTCTTTCACCACTACCCTCATACGTCTACAAGTCCCCACCTCTGTCATCACCTACACCACCATCCCCATACATTTATAAGTCTCCACCCCCATACATGTATAGGTCTCCCCTACCACAATCTCTTTCACCACCACCCTCATATGTCTATAAGTCTCCACCTCCACCATCTCCTTTAGCACCACCCTCATACTTCTACAAGTCCCCACCTCCACCATCTCCTTCACCACCACCCCCATATGTTTACAAGTCCCCACCTCCGCCATCTCTTTCACCACCACCCCCATACGTTTACAAGTCCCCACCTCTGTCATCACTTTCACCACCATCCCCATACATTTATAAGTCTCCACCCTCATACATGTATAAGTCTCCCCCACCACCATCCCCATATGTGTACAAGTCTCCACCTCAACCTTCTCCTTCACCACCACCTCTATACGTCTACAAGTCCCCACCTCTACCATGCCTTTCACCACCACACCTATACGTCTACAAGTCCCCACCTCCACCGTCTCCTTCACAACCACCTCCATACGTGTACAAgtctccaccaccaccatctcTTTCACCACCACCTCCATATGTCTACAAGTCTCCCCCTCCGCCATCTCTTTCACCACCACCCCCATATGTCTATAAATCCCCACCTCCGCCATCTCCTTCACCATCACCCTCATACCTCTATAAATCCCCACCTCCGCCATCTCTTTCACCACCATCCCCATATCTCTACAAGTCCCCACCTCTACCATCTCCTTCACCACCACCCCCATACGTGCATAAGTCTCCCCCACCACCATCTCCTTTACCACCACCCCCATATGTCTACAAGTCTCCCTCTCCACCCTCTTCTTCACCACCACCCCTGTACATATACAAGTCCCCACCTCCACCATCTCCTTCACCACCACCCCCATACGTCTACAGGTCCCCACCTCCACCATCTCCTTCACCACCACCCCCATACATCTACAAGTCCCCACCTCTACCATCTCATTTACCACCACCTTCATACGTCTATAAGTCCCCACCTCCGCCATCACCTTCACTACCATCCCCATACATTTATAAGTCCCCACCTCCGCCATCTCCTTCCCCACCACCCCTATATGTCTACAAATCCCCACCTCCCCCATCTCCTTCACCACCACCCCCATACGTCTATAAGTCCCCACCTCCACCATCTCCTTCACCACCTTCTTCATACATCTACAAATCCCCTCCATCACCAATTAAGAAAGTTGTACCATGGTATCCAAGGTACACCTATAAATCACCCCCACCTCCAACAGGCTACTAA
- the LOC123203878 gene encoding uncharacterized protein LOC123203878: MECSSWKMIEQAKEELQILETFHPNRFDYLKLELKSFIFLLQSQHNNDLIYHPSSSTATTQASTNNRKRKKVGLRCRNEELKHKFQKVFGEFKGRDRIDLVLEKAQSCLRKIQEVKSSLC, translated from the exons ATGGAATGTTCATCATGGAAGATGATCGAGCAGGCAAAGGAAGAGTTGCAAATACTCGAAACCTTTCACCCAAATCGCTTTGACTACCTGAAGTTGGAGCTCAAATCCTTCATCTTCCTCCTCCAATCCCAACACAACAACGATTTGATTTACCATCCCTCTTCTTCAACCGCTACAACACAAG CATCAACGAATAACAGGAAGAGAAAGAAGGTTGGTTTAAGGTGCCGAAATGAAGAACTGAAGCATAAGTTTCAAAAGGTTTTTGGGGAGTTCAAGGGAAGGGATAGGATTGATTTGGTTCTTGAGAAAGCTCAATCTTGCCTTCGCAAGATTCAGGAGGTAAAATCTAGCTTATGTTGA
- the LOC123203867 gene encoding leucine-rich repeat extensin-like protein 3: MAKFWPHFVYYALALCLVAAEVVASSYSPPPPPYLYTSPPPPFSPPPPPPYSPSPSSSPPPPPYSPSPSPSPSPSPPPSPPPPSPPPPHSPPPPPSPPPPSPPPPPSPPPPSPPPPPSPPPPSPPPPPPSPPPPSPPPPHHKSPPPPSPPPPYIYRSPPPPSPPPSPPPPPSPPPPYIYSSPPPPPYYY, from the coding sequence ATGGCCAAATTTTGGCctcattttgtttattatgcCTTGGCATTATGTTTGGTAGCCGCTGAAGTTGTTGCTAGTAGTTActctccaccaccaccaccttatCTCTATACCTCCCCACCACCTCCATtctcaccaccaccaccacctccataCTCTCCTTCACCATCATCAtctccaccaccacctccaTACTCTCCTTCACCGTCACCGTCACCATCACCATCTCCACCACCATCTCCTCCCCCACCATCGCCGCCACCTCCACACtcacctccaccaccaccatctcCGCCTCCACCATCACCCCCACCACCACCATCTCCACCTCCACCATCACCCCCACCACCACCATCTCCACCTCCACCATCACCTCCACCACCTCCTCCATCGCCTCCACCACCATCACCACCTCCGCCTCATCACAAgtctccaccaccaccatcacctcCTCCTCCATACATTTACagatcaccaccaccaccatcacctcCTCCTtcacctccaccaccaccatcacctcCTCCTCCATACATTTACAGCTCACCACCGCCACCACCATATTACTATTAA